From one Brachypodium distachyon strain Bd21 chromosome 4, Brachypodium_distachyon_v3.0, whole genome shotgun sequence genomic stretch:
- the LOC106866702 gene encoding uncharacterized protein K02A2.6-like, translating into MQDAADIVTRCVAYQMFATKPHAPASELKTISLAWLFAQWGLDFVGPLQRSKEGGHTFLLVAIDKFTKWIEAMPITNATGTTAVAFIRSIIFRFGVPHSIITDNGSNFFSNEFQDLCKRWGSTSITQ; encoded by the coding sequence ATGCAGGATGCTGCTGACATTGTCACCCGATGCGTGGCCTACCAGATGTTCGCAACTAAGCCGCATGCCCCGGCCTCAGAACTCAAAACAATATCATTGGCTTGGCTTTTTGCTCAATGGGGACTCGACTTTGTCGGACCACTTCAACGATCAAAAGAAGGGGGTCATACTTTCCTGCTTGtcgccatcgacaagttcaccaaatggatcgaGGCAATGCCCATCACAAACGCCACGGGAACGACTGCCGTGGCGTTCATCCGCTCCATCATATTCCGCTTCGGGGTTCCTCACAGcattatcaccgacaacgggTCAAACTTCTTTTCTAACGAGTTCCAGGACTTATGCAAAAGATGGGGATCCACCTCAATTACGCAGTAG
- the LOC104584569 gene encoding uncharacterized protein LOC104584569 isoform X1 yields the protein MKEKRQGETAGPTSPFLQGLRFGVVTIIIAETVVATVSANPIQIHRCSLPFSFSSSLLKLLAHVLLSDLWLLAEDPLVVNSTYVYLLFASYWCFGYSDFLVLQIWNCPHLLRLQGEQV from the exons ATGAAGGAAAAGAGGCAGGGAGAGACGGCAGGACCAACATCTCCATTT TTGCAAGGTCTGAGGTTCGGCGTTGTCACCATCATCATTGCGGAAACTGTTGTGGCTACTGTCTCCGCCAACCCCATTCAGATCCATCGTTGTTCCCTTCCCTTTTCATTTTCCAG TAGCTTGCTGAAACTCTTAGCACACGTTTTGTTAAGTGACCTATGGCTGCTGGCTGAAGACCCATTGGTGGTCAACTCCACCTATGTTTATCT GTTATTTGCTTCTTATTGGTGTTTCGGCTATTCGGATTTCCTCGTGCTGCAAATATGGAATTGTCCGCACCTTCTCCGTCTACAAG GTGAACAAGTGTAA
- the LOC104584569 gene encoding uncharacterized protein LOC104584569 isoform X2: MKEKRQGETAGPTSPFLQGLRFGVVTIIIAETVVATVSANPIQIHRCSLPFSFSSLLKLLAHVLLSDLWLLAEDPLVVNSTYVYLLFASYWCFGYSDFLVLQIWNCPHLLRLQGEQV; encoded by the exons ATGAAGGAAAAGAGGCAGGGAGAGACGGCAGGACCAACATCTCCATTT TTGCAAGGTCTGAGGTTCGGCGTTGTCACCATCATCATTGCGGAAACTGTTGTGGCTACTGTCTCCGCCAACCCCATTCAGATCCATCGTTGTTCCCTTCCCTTTTCATTTTCCAG CTTGCTGAAACTCTTAGCACACGTTTTGTTAAGTGACCTATGGCTGCTGGCTGAAGACCCATTGGTGGTCAACTCCACCTATGTTTATCT GTTATTTGCTTCTTATTGGTGTTTCGGCTATTCGGATTTCCTCGTGCTGCAAATATGGAATTGTCCGCACCTTCTCCGTCTACAAG GTGAACAAGTGTAA
- the LOC112268662 gene encoding uncharacterized protein LOC112268662 has product MEDTAYMSDDNDDFHEDNRGDVPYMVDDLARSGRRGEGQPNLYSKLIEEAKKELYEGCSDFTRLSFIIKLLHVKSYNRITNRGFNAILELISAAFPHADIPKSYTAAKSVLQEVGLGYETIHVCKFDCALFWGIYANNTHCPECGTSRWKDTERNKKVPHKVLRYFPIIPRLQRFFVSKEHSANARWHKEKRFPEANIMRHPADGEAWKHFDREFAWFAEDARNIKLGIATDGFNPFGNMSNSYSMWPVFVIPYNFPPWMCMDQSNFMMSLLIPGRKAPGKEFHVFMQPLITDMMKLWGTGVESYDALTEDSFTLHAAFLWSIHDYPGLATLSGRSTRGYYACVHCDENPCSMPLKHKIGYTGHRRFLPTNHRFRKSKDFNGSIETREKPRKFTNDEVLEKLEKVKNFKPGKYPGNKKRKRTQKDEPNWSQKVSLYDLPYWSKLKLPYNIDVMHVEKNICDNILGTILEIQGKNKDTDNARIDLQNLGIREDLHLKPDGKGGMVKRKAEYNLTKENKKRFCEYLANVKFPDGYAANLARCVDLETCKVYGLKTHDCHILLQQVIPAALRGLVRKDIYEAIAELGHFFRQLCSKTLRLDVLHRMKDDIPVILSKLERIFPPAFFDVMVHLAVHLPEEAILRGPVHYGWMYPIERRLGYLKGTVRNRAKPEGSVAEAYVVDECLTYCSRFLTNIETRFNKGDRNKDGKRVASPDELRVFSTAAKGFGKAELKYYDSEYDQLVWYVLNNCPEVEDYMDVCREELQRKGVIRIEQTLKKEFAAWFEKHIHHLGEQNVSEDLYSLACGPDKRLQVYSACNVNGVRYHTLDREKRRRTQNSGIMVKADDNGAEVVYYGVLKEVLELMYPKNKHGERSIFMFRCDWYDITSKATGLRDDGYFKSLNHKAIRYKNDPFILAYQADQVFYMEDTCLGKDWKVVQTFSHRHSYDVPELETGDLNAEDAYQEDMTSETFTVHDADPLFHTFGRDDEEGTTVDPKIVAGTENNDENYDEDSGTDNDEYDDDAFSDHSSDDEV; this is encoded by the exons ATGGAGGATACTGCATATATGTCCGACGACAATGATGACTTTCATGAAGACAATCGAGGTGATGTTCCGTATATGGTAGATGATCTGGCCAGGTCTGGAAGGCGAGGTGAGGGTCAGCCAAATCTCTATTCCAAGCTAATTGAGGAAGCCAAGAAAGAACTTTACGAGGGATGCAGCGACTTCACACGGCTATCATTCATTATTAAGCTCCTCCATGTCAAATCATACAACCGGATTACAAATAGAGGATTCAATGCAATTCTTGAGCTGATCAGTGCGGCGTTTCCACATGCTGACATACCAAAATCATACACGGCGGCCAAGAGTGTTCTTCAGGAAGTTGGGCTTGGTTATGAGACTATTCATGTCTGCAAGTTTGATTGTGCATTATTTTGGGGGATCTATGCCAACAACACCCATTGTCCTGAGTGCGGGACATCAAGATGGAAAGACACggagagaaataaaaaggtaCCTCACAAGGTTCTTAGGTACTTTCCTATAATCCCTAGGCTTCAAAGATTTTTCGTGTCAAAGGAACATTCAGCAAATGCAAGGTGGCACAAGGAGAAGAGGTTTCCTGAGGCAAACATTATGAGACACCCTGCGGATGGTGAAGCCTGGAAGCACTTTGACCGTGAGTTTGCATGGTTTGCTGAAGATGCCCGTAACATTAAGCTTGGTATTGCCACGGACGGATTTAACCCATTTGGAAACATGAGTAATTCATACAGTATGTGGCCTGTTTTTGTAATCCCATATAACTTCCCACCATGGATGTGCATGGACCAATCCAATTTCATGATGTCTTTGCTTATTCCTGGAAGAAAAGCACCTGGAAAGGAGTTCCATGTATTTATGCAGCCGCTGATTACAGATATGATGAAGCTTTGGGGAACCGGTGTGGAATCGTATGATGCATTGACAGAGGATTCATTTACTTTGCATGCTGCATTCTTGTGGTCGATTCATGATTACCCAGGACTGGCCACTTTATCAGGACGTAGCACAAGAGGCTATTATGCATGTGTGCATTGTGATGAGAACCCTTGCTCCATGCCTTTGAAACATAAGATTGGGTATACCGGGCATCGCAGATTTCTGCCTACTAATCATCGTTTCAGAAAAAGCAAAGATTTCAACGGGTCGATTGAGACACGAGAGAAACCTCGAAAGTTCACAAATGATGAAGTGTTGGAAAAGTTAGAGAAAGTTAAGAATTTCAAACCAGGGAAGTATCCAGGAAATAAGAAGAGAAAGCGCACTCAGAAAGACGAACCAAACTGGAGTCAGAAGGTGAGCTTATATGATCTGCCATATTggtcaaaactgaaattaccATACAACATTGATGTAATGCACGTTGAGAAGAACATATGTGACAATATACTTGGGACTATATTGGAGATTCAGGGAAAGAATAAGGATACAGATAATGCCAGGATAGATTTGCAAAACTTAGGAATCAGGGAAGACTTGCACTTGAAACCTGATGGAAAGGGTGGGATGGTGAAGAGAAAAGCAGAGTATAATCTTACcaaggaaaacaagaaaagattCTGCGAGTATTTAGCTAATGTGAAATTTCCAGATGGGTATGCTGCTAATCTAGCCAGATGTGTGGATCTTGAAACATGTAAAGTGTATGGGTTGAAGACCCATGACTGCCACATATTACTGCAACAAGTAATACCTGCTGCACTCAGAGGGCTTGTGAGGAAAGACATATATGAGGCCATTGCTGAACTGGGACATTTTTTCAGACAGTTGTGCTCTAAAACTCTTAGACTTGATGTGCTTCATCGGATGAAGGATGATATTCCTGTAATTCTTAGCAAGCTTGAGAGGATTTTTCCACCCGCCTTCTTTGATGTCATGGTCCATTTAGCTGTTCACCTACCCGAAGAGGCGATTCTGAGGGGGCCCGTGCATTATGGATGGATGTATCCAATAGAAAGAAGGCTTGGGTACCTAAAGGGAACTGTTCGTAACAGAGCAAAGCCAGAAGGGTCAGTTGCAGAGGCATATGTGGTTGATGAGTGCTTGACTTACTGCTCTAGATTTCTAACTAATATTGAGACAAGATTTAACAAAGGAGATAGGAACAAGGATGGGAAGAGGGTTGCTTCTCCTGATGAGTTGAGAGTTTTTTCAACTGCTGCAAAAGGTTTTGGGAAGGCCGAACTCAAATATTATGACAGTGAGTACGATCAGCTGGTTTGGTACGTGCTTAATAATTGTCCTGAAGTAGAGGATTACATGGA tgtTTGTCGTGAAGAATTACAAAGGAAAGGTGTGATTAGAATTGAGCAAACACTTAAGAAGGAATTCGCAGCATGGTTTGAGAAGCAT ATTCATCATTTAGGAGAGCAGAATGTTTCAGAGGATCTGTACTCACTAGCATGTGGCCCAGACAAGCGTTTACAAGTGTATTCTGCCTGCAACGTGAATGGTGTTCGGTACCACACTCTGGAtcgtgagaagaggagaagaactCAAAATTCAGGCATCATGGTGAAGGCAGATGACAATGGCGCAGAGGTTGTGTACTATGGTGTTTTGAAAGAAGTTCTTGAGTTGATGTACCCGAAAAACAAGCATGGAGAAAGGTCAATCTTCATGTTTCGTTGTGATTGGTATGATATTACAAGCAAGGCGACCGGGTTGAGAGATGATGGGTACTTCAAAAGTCTGAATCATAAGGCAATTCGGTACAAGAATGATCCCTTCATATTGGCTTATCAAGCAGATCAAGTGTTTTACATGGAGGACACATGTCTTGGAAAAGACTGGAAAGTGGTGCAGACTTTCAGTCATAGACATTCGTATGATGTTCCTGAATTAGAGACAGGTGACCTCAATGCTGAAGATGCATACCAAGAAGATATGACATCGGAAACTTTCACTGTGCACGATGCTGATCCGTTGTTTCACACTTTTGGCCGTGATGATGAAGAAGGCACGACTGTTGATCCTAAAATTGTTGCGGGGACTGAGAATAATGATGAGAACTATGACGAAGATAGTGGTACTGACAATGATGAATATGATGACGATGCGTTCAGTGATCATTCAAGTGATGATGAAGTTTAG